One stretch of Lachnospiraceae bacterium oral taxon 096 DNA includes these proteins:
- a CDS encoding FAD binding domain-containing protein — MKTIKNYVRVQSLEEAYTLNQKKANKIIGGMLWLKMQGGHLQTAIDLCDLNLNTIEETSEEFIFGTMTTLRQLEQHKAFNAFCQNAAQKAVKDIVGVQFRNLANIGASLWARFGFSDVLTLFLALDAEVELYKAGRIPLSQFVNLPFDNDILVRIMVKKSNCAIAYQSVRIQRTDFPVLNCAVSCIDKKVRAVIGARPGKAMVFFDENHLLDNGITEESAKSFGKYVAEQVTTQSNVRGTREYRRQLAEVLTTRCTMELRGNEN, encoded by the coding sequence TTGAAAACGATTAAAAACTATGTTCGTGTACAGAGTCTAGAAGAAGCCTATACTCTAAATCAAAAAAAAGCGAACAAGATTATTGGTGGCATGCTCTGGTTGAAAATGCAAGGTGGTCATCTTCAAACCGCCATCGATTTATGTGACCTCAATCTCAACACGATTGAAGAAACAAGTGAAGAATTCATATTCGGAACAATGACCACTCTTCGACAGCTTGAACAACACAAAGCCTTCAATGCCTTTTGTCAAAATGCTGCTCAAAAAGCAGTCAAAGATATTGTTGGTGTGCAATTTAGAAATCTGGCAAACATCGGTGCAAGTCTGTGGGCTCGCTTTGGCTTTTCTGATGTATTAACCTTATTTTTAGCACTTGATGCCGAGGTAGAACTTTACAAGGCTGGAAGAATCCCTCTTTCTCAATTTGTAAATCTTCCCTTTGACAATGATATTCTTGTTCGCATCATGGTAAAAAAATCAAATTGTGCGATTGCCTATCAATCCGTTCGCATTCAGCGTACCGATTTTCCTGTGCTCAATTGTGCAGTTTCCTGCATTGATAAAAAAGTGCGAGCGGTCATCGGGGCACGCCCCGGAAAAGCAATGGTTTTCTTTGATGAAAATCATCTTCTTGACAATGGAATCACAGAAGAAAGTGCCAAATCCTTTGGCAAATATGTTGCCGAGCAAGTTACCACACAGAGTAATGTCCGCGGAACAAGGGAATACCGCAGACAACTAGCTGAGGTGTTGACGACTCGTTGCACAATGGAATTGAGAGGAAATGAAAATTAA
- a CDS encoding (2Fe-2S)-binding protein, protein MEITMTLNSKTITDQIDADLLLIDFVRKHGCFSVKRGCETANCGLCTVLMDNVPVLSCSILAARAANHNVQTLEGLQDEANEFIGFIADQAAEQCGFCNPGFVMNTIALLRENPDPSDDEIKDFLAGNLCRCSGYEGQLRGIRNYLNTKKKAEV, encoded by the coding sequence ATGGAAATTACAATGACTTTAAATAGCAAAACTATTACTGACCAGATCGATGCCGATCTTTTACTCATCGATTTTGTCCGCAAACATGGCTGTTTCAGTGTAAAGCGAGGATGTGAAACCGCCAACTGTGGGTTATGCACTGTTTTAATGGACAATGTGCCTGTTCTTTCTTGCTCTATACTTGCTGCTCGTGCAGCCAATCACAATGTACAAACTCTTGAGGGACTCCAAGATGAAGCAAATGAATTTATCGGATTTATTGCTGATCAGGCCGCCGAACAATGTGGTTTTTGCAATCCTGGATTTGTTATGAATACAATTGCCCTCCTTCGAGAAAATCCTGACCCAAGTGATGATGAAATTAAGGACTTCTTAGCTGGCAATCTCTGTCGCTGTTCAGGATACGAGGGACAATTAAGAGGCATTCGAAACTACTTAAATACCAAGAAGAAAGCTGAGGTGTAA